The Streptococcaceae bacterium ESL0687 genome has a segment encoding these proteins:
- a CDS encoding type II toxin-antitoxin system HicB family antitoxin yields the protein MNNFFVCPVIISEEKGELKPYLTYIPAIDTYIQAKSVAESMELARDTLGEYSLKNDLPASSYELPEEASSHISVSSDNNDLITLIDVDVSSYKAKYDTRPVKKTVNIPKYLNDLGVEKKINFSDLLKRALIDELKI from the coding sequence ATGAATAATTTTTTTGTTTGCCCGGTAATTATTAGCGAGGAAAAAGGTGAGCTGAAGCCCTACCTAACCTATATACCAGCCATTGATACCTATATTCAGGCCAAGTCAGTGGCCGAATCAATGGAGCTTGCTAGGGATACTTTGGGCGAGTACAGTTTAAAAAATGATCTACCAGCGTCAAGCTATGAGCTACCAGAAGAAGCAAGCAGTCATATTAGTGTCAGTAGTGATAATAATGACCTAATAACTTTAATTGATGTTGATGTAAGCTCTTATAAGGCAAAATATGATACCAGGCCAGTTAAAAAGACAGTAAATATCCCCAAATATTTGAATGATCTAGGAGTGGAGAAGAAGATTAACTTTTCAGATCTTCTAAAAAGAGCATTGATTGATGAACTGAAAATCTAG
- a CDS encoding alpha/beta hydrolase produces MKKFLLPLLVSCLLILLAYVGYFHYKKSSYVYDPVPTFYFHGYSGTANSTSSMISYAKKNYGAHKVLTATVSSSGSVKLSGSWDEGTDKPLIQVIVEDNISTDMDMLAIWYSNVIEKVKSEHDFESYNTVAHSMGNSGIQYLLIREATNADFPKLNREVVLAAPINGDISLDDHENANSLGEDGYPKIVNKNYEYYIANIDSFPKNQIDILNIYGNLEDGSDSDGSVTTVAAKSLKYLANKYAKSYEEVEIKGEDAQHSKLHENSQVDKLIGDFLWQKKSE; encoded by the coding sequence ATGAAAAAGTTTTTGCTTCCTCTTCTAGTAAGTTGTCTGCTTATTTTGCTGGCTTATGTAGGATACTTTCATTATAAGAAATCGTCCTATGTCTATGATCCAGTGCCCACCTTTTATTTTCATGGCTACAGTGGGACTGCAAACTCAACTTCAAGCATGATTAGTTATGCCAAAAAAAACTACGGGGCCCACAAGGTGCTTACAGCTACTGTCTCTAGTAGCGGAAGTGTCAAGCTTAGTGGTTCCTGGGACGAGGGTACAGACAAGCCTCTTATCCAGGTGATTGTGGAAGATAATATAAGTACGGATATGGATATGCTTGCCATCTGGTATTCAAATGTCATTGAGAAGGTAAAGTCAGAGCATGATTTTGAAAGCTACAATACGGTCGCGCACTCCATGGGAAATTCAGGCATCCAGTACCTTCTGATTAGGGAGGCTACAAATGCGGACTTTCCTAAGCTTAATAGGGAGGTTGTCCTAGCTGCTCCGATTAATGGGGATATTAGTTTGGATGACCATGAAAATGCAAATTCCCTGGGTGAGGACGGCTATCCCAAGATTGTCAATAAAAACTATGAGTACTATATAGCCAACATAGATAGCTTCCCTAAAAATCAAATTGATATTTTAAATATTTACGGAAATCTTGAGGACGGGAGTGATTCTGATGGTAGTGTTACAACAGTAGCAGCAAAATCCCTCAAATATTTGGCTAATAAATATGCCAAATCCTATGAAGAGGTCGAAATCAAAGGAGAAGATGCCCAGCACAGTAAACTTCATGAAAATAGCCAGGTTGATAAGTTGATTGGTGACTTCCTCTGGCAGAAAAAGAGTGAATAA
- a CDS encoding Fic family protein, whose protein sequence is MAIKGIKMLPPSVSDRQAKDIYASLANVKQKIGKLTAEIKYSLVSENLVNLLSLQESVESTRIEGTQVTFSNAIENIDSAKKSTEQREVENYQRALLRGSELVRNGYPIATRLLQELHEILMNGSRGTSSGAGKFRKIQNFIGPTNKIEDAVYIPIGANEISSYMENLEHYINSQSHRSFVKHSGEGEIFDETVDPLIKTAIMHAQFESIHPFLDGNGRLGRIMIVLNMLNDKLIEYPVFFVSEELEKEKARYYDLLNGVRGDNPDWYSWIKFFIDSCDRMADNLLKKLNLAQDLALNGNKNLKTPSLKQVWLATFRIPVATVAQIKEITGLSAATVRKNLEILVDEGLLYVSKQEKRNKKYRNYSLMRILEG, encoded by the coding sequence ATGGCTATAAAAGGTATAAAAATGTTGCCACCATCAGTATCAGATCGTCAGGCAAAGGACATTTATGCTTCTCTAGCAAATGTCAAACAAAAAATTGGTAAATTAACTGCTGAAATTAAATACTCACTCGTAAGTGAAAATCTTGTAAATTTACTATCCCTTCAAGAGTCTGTAGAATCGACAAGGATTGAAGGAACTCAGGTAACTTTTTCTAATGCTATTGAAAATATTGATTCTGCAAAAAAAAGTACAGAGCAAAGAGAAGTTGAAAACTATCAAAGGGCTCTTCTAAGAGGATCAGAATTAGTTCGTAATGGATATCCTATTGCTACTAGGTTACTGCAAGAACTCCATGAAATTTTGATGAATGGTTCTAGGGGGACATCCAGTGGTGCTGGTAAGTTTAGAAAGATTCAAAATTTCATAGGTCCTACTAATAAAATAGAAGATGCAGTATACATTCCAATAGGTGCTAATGAGATTAGTAGCTATATGGAAAATTTGGAACACTATATAAATTCTCAAAGCCATCGTTCTTTTGTTAAACACTCTGGAGAAGGTGAAATTTTTGATGAAACTGTTGACCCTTTAATAAAAACAGCAATTATGCACGCCCAATTTGAATCAATCCATCCTTTCTTAGATGGTAATGGTCGCTTAGGAAGAATAATGATTGTTTTAAATATGTTAAATGATAAATTAATTGAATATCCTGTATTTTTTGTCAGCGAAGAGCTGGAAAAAGAAAAGGCCAGATATTATGATTTACTAAATGGTGTTAGAGGGGATAATCCTGATTGGTATTCTTGGATTAAATTTTTTATTGATTCTTGTGATCGAATGGCTGATAATCTACTGAAAAAGCTGAATTTAGCTCAAGATTTGGCATTAAATGGTAATAAAAATTTAAAAACTCCTTCTCTTAAACAAGTATGGCTAGCAACATTTAGAATCCCTGTTGCTACTGTGGCACAAATTAAGGAGATTACTGGACTAAGTGCGGCTACTGTTCGAAAAAATTTAGAGATACTAGTAGATGAAGGCCTTCTTTATGTAAGTAAGCAGGAAAAACGCAATAAAAAGTATAGAAATTATAGTCTTATGAGAATATTAGAGGGCTAA
- a CDS encoding heavy metal translocating P-type ATPase: MKTFNLRLDKEAKEKGSLILTSIAFCILGIYFKSSNQALSTGIFLLAYLIAAQGVLRKTVKNIMAGDFFSENMLMSIATIGALLIGEYPEAVAVMVLYEIGDIIEDMAVDRSKRSISGLLEAKPEFAHLKTDKGVETVDPTLLKVGDIFLVKPGEKVPVDGLVIDGKSSVNTAALTGESLPVSVDKGDTVLSGSINQEGLITLRASKVYQDSAVAKILDLVENASDSKAPTEKFISKFARYYTPLVVLAAILIAVLPPLLAGGDWTVWFRRSLVFLVISCPCALVISVPLSFFAGIGAASKHGVLVKGSNFLEALNDVDTVVFDKTGTLTEGVFEVTNIENHSKLSDQDLIALVAALEKESNHPIAKSVLAYNKIDLAAYETKGIEEIPGHGLKGFINGQELVVGNMKAMENLGLKITASKRSGTLIYVALDGNYLGVITVSDKIKADAKVAIGNLKKLGITNLVMLTGDNEKVAKDIAGQLGLSQVYAGLLPEDKVNILEDLKEKSHARNKKTIFTGDGVNDAPALTLADIGISMGGVGSDAAVEASDIVIMKDQPSKIATTIKIAAFTRKIVIQNIAFALIVKLLFIILGTFGVASMWEAVFADVGVTVIAVLNTVRILKKDYQK; encoded by the coding sequence ATGAAAACTTTCAACCTAAGACTGGATAAGGAAGCAAAGGAAAAGGGATCTTTAATCCTTACAAGTATTGCCTTTTGTATCCTTGGAATCTACTTTAAGTCAAGCAACCAAGCCCTAAGCACAGGAATTTTCCTTCTTGCCTATCTAATTGCGGCCCAAGGGGTGTTAAGAAAAACGGTTAAAAATATCATGGCAGGAGATTTTTTCAGCGAAAATATGCTCATGTCCATTGCAACTATCGGGGCCCTTTTAATCGGTGAATATCCTGAAGCAGTTGCTGTAATGGTCCTTTATGAAATTGGAGATATCATCGAAGACATGGCTGTTGACCGGTCAAAACGTTCTATCTCAGGTCTTTTAGAAGCAAAACCAGAATTTGCCCACCTAAAAACTGATAAGGGAGTTGAAACCGTAGATCCTACCCTTTTAAAGGTCGGAGACATTTTCCTTGTAAAACCAGGAGAAAAGGTACCAGTTGATGGGCTAGTAATTGACGGTAAATCAAGCGTTAATACCGCAGCCCTCACCGGAGAATCTCTTCCCGTATCAGTAGACAAAGGAGACACAGTTTTAAGCGGTTCTATCAATCAAGAAGGGCTAATCACTCTTAGGGCAAGTAAAGTCTATCAGGACTCAGCCGTTGCTAAAATCCTTGATCTTGTTGAAAATGCAAGTGACTCCAAGGCACCGACTGAAAAATTCATCAGCAAGTTCGCTCGCTACTACACTCCCCTAGTTGTCCTAGCTGCTATCTTAATTGCCGTCCTTCCGCCCCTTTTAGCAGGTGGCGACTGGACAGTCTGGTTTAGAAGATCTCTTGTCTTCCTTGTTATTTCGTGCCCTTGTGCCCTTGTTATCTCTGTTCCACTAAGCTTCTTTGCAGGTATCGGTGCCGCCTCTAAGCACGGGGTTCTAGTAAAGGGAAGTAACTTCCTTGAAGCCCTAAATGACGTTGATACAGTTGTTTTTGACAAAACAGGGACACTTACTGAAGGGGTTTTTGAAGTAACAAATATTGAAAACCACAGCAAGCTATCTGACCAAGACCTGATAGCCCTTGTGGCAGCCCTTGAAAAAGAATCAAATCACCCCATCGCAAAGTCAGTTTTAGCCTATAATAAGATAGATTTAGCTGCCTATGAGACCAAAGGAATTGAAGAAATCCCAGGTCACGGACTTAAAGGATTTATTAACGGGCAAGAGCTTGTTGTAGGTAATATGAAGGCCATGGAAAATCTTGGCTTAAAAATTACAGCAAGTAAAAGAAGTGGTACCCTTATCTATGTGGCCCTTGACGGCAACTACTTAGGTGTTATAACAGTATCTGATAAGATTAAGGCTGATGCAAAAGTTGCCATCGGAAACCTTAAAAAACTTGGAATTACAAATCTTGTCATGCTTACAGGGGACAATGAGAAGGTAGCAAAAGATATTGCTGGCCAACTGGGATTAAGCCAAGTCTATGCAGGACTCCTACCTGAGGACAAGGTTAATATTTTAGAAGACTTAAAGGAAAAATCTCACGCCCGCAATAAAAAAACAATCTTCACAGGTGATGGTGTCAACGATGCCCCAGCCTTGACTCTTGCTGATATCGGAATATCAATGGGCGGGGTCGGAAGTGATGCGGCTGTTGAAGCATCTGATATTGTTATCATGAAAGATCAACCTTCTAAGATTGCTACAACCATTAAAATTGCAGCCTTCACGCGCAAGATTGTCATCCAGAACATTGCCTTTGCCTTGATTGTAAAACTACTTTTCATCATCCTAGGAACCTTTGGGGTTGCAAGCATGTGGGAGGCAGTATTTGCAGACGTAGGTGTCACAGTCATTGCAGTCCTAAACACCGTTCGCATCCTTAAAAAAGATTATCAAAAATAA
- a CDS encoding CHY zinc finger protein has protein sequence METVYGLKLQANGGCIHYNSDLDIIANRCNECKKLYACYLCHDSLENHKFKGFPYEDQTLSVMCCLCGQTYSYKEYSKLVKCQSCQSAFNPKCSLHKDIYTHK, from the coding sequence GTGGAAACTGTTTACGGACTTAAGCTTCAAGCAAATGGCGGCTGCATTCATTATAATAGTGATCTAGATATCATTGCTAACAGGTGTAATGAATGTAAGAAACTCTATGCCTGCTACCTTTGCCATGATTCCTTAGAAAATCATAAATTCAAAGGCTTTCCCTATGAGGATCAAACACTTTCTGTCATGTGCTGCCTTTGTGGCCAAACATATAGCTACAAGGAATACAGTAAACTTGTAAAATGTCAGTCATGTCAGTCAGCCTTTAATCCAAAATGTAGCCTACATAAAGATATTTACACCCACAAGTAA
- a CDS encoding biotin transporter BioY: MKTQRLTLSAMMLAIIIVLGFFPGIPLGFIPVPIVIQNMGIILTGLLLRKAESFTVVSVFLLMVAIGLPLLAGGKGNAASFVGPTAGYLFAYPVCAFLISYLIEKCPKPINFIKAFVISFLIGVLLLDFLGALGLHLSPASKMPFLKALYLQVTFIPGDTIKALVASLIYVLLPKNITGRN; the protein is encoded by the coding sequence TTGAAAACACAAAGACTTACACTTTCTGCCATGATGCTTGCAATTATCATTGTCTTAGGATTTTTCCCAGGTATCCCTCTGGGCTTCATTCCTGTTCCTATAGTTATCCAAAACATGGGTATTATCCTTACTGGTCTTTTACTTCGTAAGGCTGAATCTTTCACCGTTGTATCAGTCTTTCTTTTAATGGTCGCAATCGGTCTTCCTCTTCTTGCAGGTGGTAAGGGAAATGCGGCATCATTTGTAGGACCTACTGCAGGTTACCTCTTTGCATATCCTGTATGTGCCTTCCTTATTTCTTACCTAATCGAAAAATGTCCAAAGCCTATTAACTTTATCAAAGCCTTTGTCATTTCCTTCTTAATCGGAGTTCTCCTTCTTGATTTCTTAGGCGCCCTAGGTCTTCACCTTTCACCGGCCAGCAAGATGCCTTTCTTAAAGGCCCTTTACCTTCAAGTTACCTTTATCCCAGGAGATACAATTAAGGCCCTTGTTGCAAGCCTAATCTATGTTCTTCTACCAAAAAACATCACTGGTAGAAACTAA
- a CDS encoding class I SAM-dependent methyltransferase encodes MAKMYFDENPDAKHDIHELKVKLLDIPMSFLTDSGVFSKTQIDFGSRVLLDNTHMEEGESLLDVGCGYGPMGLTLAKKYGVHPTLIDVNERALGLAEQNAQANHVDARIFKSDVYSALGDEKFDHIVSNPPIRAGKTVVHSVLTGAYDHLNPGGDLVIVIQKKQGAPSAQKKMEETFGNVSVVAKEKGYFILRSVKE; translated from the coding sequence TTGGCTAAAATGTACTTTGATGAAAATCCAGATGCCAAGCATGACATTCATGAGTTAAAGGTTAAATTGCTGGATATCCCTATGTCATTTTTGACTGATAGCGGGGTTTTTAGTAAAACTCAAATTGACTTTGGAAGTCGTGTTCTTCTCGATAATACCCACATGGAAGAGGGAGAAAGCCTACTTGACGTTGGATGTGGTTACGGTCCTATGGGACTAACCCTTGCCAAAAAATACGGTGTTCATCCAACTTTAATTGACGTTAATGAACGTGCGTTGGGCCTTGCGGAACAAAATGCCCAAGCAAACCATGTTGATGCTCGTATCTTCAAGTCTGACGTTTACTCAGCTCTTGGGGACGAAAAATTTGATCATATCGTGAGTAATCCGCCCATTCGTGCTGGGAAGACTGTCGTTCATTCTGTTCTTACGGGAGCTTATGATCACTTGAATCCGGGTGGGGATTTAGTGATTGTTATCCAGAAGAAACAAGGGGCACCGTCGGCTCAGAAAAAAATGGAGGAAACCTTCGGTAATGTAAGTGTTGTAGCCAAGGAGAAGGGGTATTTTATTCTAAGGAGTGTGAAAGAATGA
- a CDS encoding pyrimidine-nucleoside phosphorylase has translation MTYRMIDLIQKKRDGLELKEEEIYWLVNNYAEGTVPDYQMSALAMAIYFQGMTTEETRHLTMAMVGTGKQIDLSSIEGIKVDKHSTGGVGDKVSIILGPLVASFDVPVAKMSGRGLGHTGGTIDKLESITGFETELTEDRFMNQVQDIDLAIISQSDDLVKADKLLYALRDVTATVDIIPLIASSIMSKKIAAGADAILLDVTVGDGAFMKNLSDAETLATTMVDLGKAVGRDTVAVLTDMQQPLGLTIGNKLEIIEAIEVMEGRGSKELTDFICQLAKIMLSLAGLEKTDEEIRYNLTEGPALDKFDQFVLAQGGDLENARHITPCKYSYEFKADKAGFIEELPADVLGRLAMKAGAGRATKADSIDMDAGIVLDKKIGDSVEVGDKIFTIYYNNHLSDSEIEEVRPKIVIGPNKKEIKEILEIIK, from the coding sequence ATGACTTACAGGATGATTGATCTTATTCAGAAAAAAAGAGACGGTCTTGAGCTTAAGGAAGAAGAAATTTACTGGCTGGTAAATAACTATGCAGAAGGTACAGTTCCTGACTATCAAATGTCAGCTCTTGCCATGGCCATTTACTTTCAGGGGATGACAACAGAGGAAACTCGTCATTTAACCATGGCCATGGTTGGAACTGGTAAACAGATTGATCTTTCTTCGATTGAAGGAATTAAGGTTGATAAACATTCAACTGGTGGCGTGGGAGACAAGGTAAGTATTATCTTGGGCCCACTTGTGGCAAGTTTTGATGTTCCTGTTGCCAAAATGAGTGGACGAGGTCTTGGTCACACAGGTGGTACTATTGATAAGCTTGAATCAATTACAGGTTTTGAAACAGAGCTTACTGAAGACCGTTTTATGAATCAAGTTCAAGATATCGATCTTGCAATTATTTCCCAATCTGATGATTTGGTTAAGGCAGATAAGCTTCTTTATGCCTTGCGTGATGTTACAGCGACAGTGGATATTATCCCCTTAATCGCATCATCTATCATGTCTAAGAAGATTGCGGCAGGAGCTGATGCTATTCTTTTAGATGTAACAGTCGGAGATGGTGCCTTCATGAAAAATCTGAGTGACGCAGAAACGCTTGCTACTACCATGGTTGATCTTGGAAAAGCAGTGGGACGTGATACTGTGGCGGTACTTACCGACATGCAGCAGCCACTTGGTCTTACAATTGGTAACAAGCTTGAAATCATTGAAGCCATTGAGGTCATGGAAGGACGTGGCAGCAAGGAATTAACTGATTTTATCTGTCAGTTGGCTAAAATCATGCTGTCTCTTGCTGGTCTTGAAAAGACTGATGAAGAAATCAGATACAATCTAACAGAAGGGCCAGCCCTTGATAAATTTGATCAATTTGTTCTAGCCCAAGGTGGTGATTTGGAAAATGCTCGTCATATAACTCCCTGCAAGTACTCTTATGAATTTAAGGCAGATAAGGCAGGTTTCATTGAAGAATTGCCAGCAGATGTTTTAGGTCGTTTGGCCATGAAAGCGGGGGCAGGACGCGCAACCAAGGCTGATTCAATTGATATGGATGCAGGAATTGTCCTTGACAAAAAAATAGGTGATTCAGTAGAAGTGGGTGACAAAATCTTTACTATCTACTATAATAATCATCTGTCTGATTCAGAAATCGAAGAAGTTCGTCCTAAGATTGTAATTGGACCTAACAAAAAAGAAATAAAAGAAATTTTGGAGATTATTAAATAA
- the deoC gene encoding deoxyribose-phosphate aldolase produces the protein MTKLNKYIDHTVLKADTAREKVQQIIDEAKKYDFKSVCINPTWVSYATDQLKDSDVLVCTVIGFPLGANTPETKAFETANAVENGADEVDMVINIGALKSGDLDLLSRDIKAVVDASGQATTKVIIETSLLTDEEKVTACKIAKEAGADFVKTSTGFSTGGATVEDIRLMRQTVGPDMGVKASGGIYSDADAQAMIEAGATRIGTSAGVAIMEGEKANDGY, from the coding sequence ATGACTAAATTAAACAAGTATATCGACCATACGGTTTTAAAGGCCGATACAGCTAGGGAAAAAGTTCAACAAATTATTGATGAAGCTAAAAAATACGACTTTAAGAGTGTTTGTATCAATCCTACTTGGGTGAGCTATGCAACTGACCAACTTAAGGATTCTGATGTTTTAGTATGTACAGTAATTGGCTTTCCTTTGGGAGCAAATACACCAGAAACTAAAGCCTTCGAAACAGCAAATGCTGTTGAAAATGGTGCTGACGAGGTTGACATGGTAATCAATATCGGTGCTTTAAAATCAGGAGATTTAGATCTTCTTTCTCGCGATATTAAGGCAGTAGTTGATGCATCAGGTCAGGCTACAACGAAGGTTATCATCGAAACTTCCCTTCTTACTGACGAAGAAAAAGTTACAGCTTGCAAAATCGCCAAAGAAGCAGGAGCTGACTTTGTTAAGACTTCAACTGGTTTTTCTACAGGTGGAGCAACAGTGGAAGACATCCGCTTGATGCGTCAAACAGTAGGTCCTGACATGGGAGTTAAAGCTAGTGGTGGAATCTACAGTGATGCTGATGCTCAGGCTATGATTGAAGCTGGAGCAACAAGAATTGGTACCAGCGCTGGAGTAGCAATTATGGAGGGTGAGAAAGCAAACGATGGATATTAA
- a CDS encoding cytidine deaminase, with the protein MDIKKLQDAAINASKNAYVPYSEFPVGAALLTIDGKIFEGCNIENASFGLTNCAERTAIFKAISEGEERGEFVAMAVYGDKAAKPISPCGACRQVMVEFFDRDFPVYLISNTQEVKKIMITELLPYQFDELS; encoded by the coding sequence ATGGATATTAAGAAGTTACAAGATGCTGCCATTAATGCCAGTAAAAATGCCTATGTTCCTTATTCAGAATTTCCAGTAGGTGCAGCTCTACTTACGATTGATGGAAAGATTTTTGAAGGATGTAATATTGAAAATGCTTCTTTTGGCCTAACAAATTGTGCTGAAAGAACAGCAATTTTTAAGGCAATCAGTGAGGGTGAAGAAAGGGGCGAATTTGTAGCTATGGCTGTTTATGGCGACAAGGCTGCAAAACCAATCTCACCATGCGGAGCCTGTAGGCAGGTAATGGTTGAATTCTTTGACCGTGATTTTCCAGTATATTTAATTTCTAATACCCAAGAAGTCAAAAAAATTATGATAACTGAGCTTTTACCTTATCAATTTGACGAATTAAGCTAA